One region of Motacilla alba alba isolate MOTALB_02 chromosome 24, Motacilla_alba_V1.0_pri, whole genome shotgun sequence genomic DNA includes:
- the DDX6 gene encoding probable ATP-dependent RNA helicase DDX6 → MSTARTENPVIMGLSSQNGQLRGPVKPSGGPGGGGTQTQQQMNQLKNANTINNGTQQQAQSMTTAIKPGDDWKKTLKLPPKDLRIKTSDVTSTKGNEFEDYCLKRELLMGIFEMGWEKPSPIQEESIPIALSGRDILARAKNGTGKSGAYLIPLLERLDLKKDNIQAMVIVPTRELALQVSQICIQVSKHMGGAKVMATTGGTNLRDDIMRLDDTVHVVIATPGRILDLIKKGVAKVEHVQMIVLDEADKLLSQDFVQIMEDIILTLPKNRQILLYSATFPLSVQKFMNSHLQKPYEINLMEELTLKGVTQYYAYVTERQKVHCLNTLFSRLQINQSIIFCNSSQRVELLAKKISQLGYSCFYIHAKMRQEHRNRVFHDFRNGLCRNLVCTDLFTRGIDIQAVNVVINFDFPKLAETYLHRIGRSGRFGHLGLAINLITYDDRFNLKSIEEQLGTEIKPIPSNIDKSLYVAEYHSEPVEDEKQ, encoded by the exons ATGAGCACGGCCAGAACAGAGAACCCTGTTATAATGGGTCTATCCAGTCAGAATGGGCAGTTGAGAGGCCCTGTAAAACCCAGCGGGGGCCCAGGAGGTGGAGGCACACAAACTCAGCAACAGATGAACCAGCTGAAAAATGCCAACACAATCAACAATGGCACTCAACAGCAAGCACAGAGTATGACCACCGCTATTAA ACCTGGTGATGACTGGAAGAAGACTTTAAAACTCCCTCCAAAGGATTTGAGAATTAAAACTTCG gaCGTGACCTCCACAAAAGGAAATGAGTTTGAAGATTACTGTTTGAAACGGGAGTTGCTGATGGGAATTTTTGAAATGGGCTGGGAAAAACCATCTCCTATTCAG GAGGAAAGCATCCCCATTGCTTTATCTGGTAGGGATATCTTGGCTAGAGCAAAAAATGGAACAGGCAAGAGTGGAGCCTACCTCATTCCTTTACTTGAACGGCTAGACTTAAAGAAGGACAATATACAAG CAATGGTGATTGTTCCCACCCGTGAACTAGCCCTGCAGGTCAGTCAAATCTGTATCCAAGTCAGCAAGCACATGGGAGGTGCCAAAGTGATGGCAACAACGGGAGGAACCAATTTGCGAGATGACATAATGAGACTTGATGATACAG TGCATGTGGTGATAGCTACCCCTGGGAGAATTCTCGATCTCATCAAGAAAGGAGTAGCAAAAGTTGAGCATGTCCAGATGATAGTATTGGATGAG GCAGATAAGTTGCTGTCTCAAGATTTTGTTCAAATAATGGAAGACATAATTCTCACGCTACCTAAAAACAGGCAGATTTTGCTCTACTCAGCCACTTTTCCTTTGAGTGTGCAGAAGTTCATG aattccCATTTGCAGAAACCCTATGAAATTAATCTGATGGAGGAGCTGACCTTGAAGGGAGTTACTCAGTACTATGCCTATGTCACTGAGCGTCAGAAAGTGCACTGCCTCAATACACTCTTTTCCAGG CTCCAGATTAACCAGTCGATCATTTTCTGCAACTCCTCTCAACGGGTTGAATTGCTAGCCAAAAAGATCTCCCAGCTGGGCTATTCCTGCTTTTATATCCATGCTAAAATGAGGCAG GAGCACCGCAATCGTGTATTCCATGATTTCCGAAATGGCTTGTGCCGCAATCTCGTTTGCACTG ATCTGTTTACCCGAGGTATTGATATCCAGGCTGTGAATGTGGTGATAAATTTTGATTTCCCAAAGCTGGCAGAAACTTATCTTCATCGCATTGGCAGATCAG GTCGCTTTGGTCATCTTGGCCTGGCCATCAACCTAATCACCTATGATGATCGATTCAACCTGAAAAGTATTGAGGAGCAGTTGGGAACTGAAATTAAACCCATACCAAGCAACATTGACAAGAGCTTGTATGTGGCAGAATACCACAGTGAACCTGTAGAAGATGAGAAACAGTAA